The following are encoded in a window of Amycolatopsis lexingtonensis genomic DNA:
- a CDS encoding DUF6177 family protein, with the protein MVEPVTPAADLVTAEAVVVGQHRAVVPATTWLVDAAKAAARGGRALQVRTPEHSRLTFPLELLLRDGLGDWVAGDRDGFRGFPLTWNGLRFVRDAGRAPEIPVHVPGSGELEVRIVTADPPRPGASVETAMRALTGGPPLGWGVAEPVTQPWSTDDLADHLRRRHPRPVNVVVAGDGVIGRLRMSQVDGVVVEDVELSGPAAGTVARAGIEALATESARTARLVVVGAHPGRRSGLRSPGVATALPYGVLFGPELVAENGIAHAHRAPAARVKLLGSGRHTAVWCRFDGDPAPPYEQFAALLHHFGAD; encoded by the coding sequence GTGGTCGAGCCGGTGACCCCGGCCGCCGACCTCGTCACCGCGGAGGCCGTCGTCGTCGGACAGCACCGCGCCGTCGTGCCCGCCACGACGTGGCTGGTCGACGCGGCCAAGGCGGCCGCGCGCGGCGGGCGGGCGCTGCAGGTGCGCACCCCGGAGCACAGCCGCCTCACCTTCCCGCTGGAGCTGCTGCTCCGCGACGGCCTCGGCGACTGGGTCGCGGGCGACCGCGACGGCTTCCGGGGTTTTCCCTTGACGTGGAACGGGCTCCGGTTCGTCCGTGACGCCGGCCGCGCGCCGGAAATCCCGGTTCACGTACCGGGGTCCGGCGAGCTGGAGGTGCGCATCGTCACCGCGGATCCGCCCCGGCCCGGCGCGAGCGTCGAGACCGCGATGCGGGCCCTCACCGGCGGCCCGCCGCTCGGCTGGGGCGTCGCCGAGCCGGTCACGCAGCCGTGGTCCACCGACGACCTCGCGGATCATCTCCGGCGGCGCCATCCCCGTCCGGTGAACGTCGTCGTGGCCGGCGACGGCGTCATCGGGCGGCTGCGGATGTCGCAAGTGGACGGTGTGGTCGTCGAAGACGTCGAGCTGAGCGGCCCCGCGGCCGGCACCGTGGCGAGAGCCGGCATCGAAGCGCTGGCCACTGAATCCGCCCGCACGGCCCGGCTGGTCGTCGTCGGCGCGCACCCCGGGCGGCGGTCCGGGCTGCGCTCCCCCGGCGTGGCGACCGCGCTGCCGTACGGTGTCCTCTTCGGACCCGAGCTGGTGGCGGAGAACGGCATTGCCCACGCCCACCGCGCCCCGGCCGCACGGGTGAAACTCCTCGGCTCCGGCCGGCACACCGCGGTCTGGTGCCGGTTCGACGGCGACCCGGCGCCGCCGTACGAACAGTTCGCCGCCCTCCTGCACCACTTCGGCGCGGACTGA
- the mycP gene encoding type VII secretion-associated serine protease mycosin codes for MADVTRPRRLAAVLAAAALPFLVAPPAHAAPPAGACHEPEPAHATVPAQPWAQQALSPERAWPHSRGAGVVVAVVDSGVDADHPQLNRPGKVLPGRDFYLAGALPGAFDCVSHGTGVAGIVGADPVPGIGFHGVAPDAVLLPVRISDRDVGDQGESLRIDPQVVANGIRYAADQGAKVINLSLAGHDDFPVIRDAVAYAVSRDALVVAAAGNAQKDTSGELPSYPAAYDGVLGVGAVDIDGARLSGSQIGPYVDIVAPGAKVLTTTRAGGHAYVDGTSFAAPFVAGTAALVRSAWPQLSAAQVAQRLLATATPARGGRGSHAFGAGVVDPYRAVTDGLDPAKPALLPAFVPQPPDRARLDRESAERETATAAKWLAVGVGGALVVGGLVAVVVPRGRRRRWRAGWAAPVPVEPAAVEPPEQVFLV; via the coding sequence ATGGCGGACGTGACCCGACCAAGACGACTCGCCGCCGTGCTGGCCGCGGCCGCGCTGCCCTTCCTCGTCGCACCGCCGGCCCACGCGGCGCCACCCGCCGGCGCCTGCCACGAACCGGAACCCGCGCACGCCACCGTGCCGGCCCAGCCGTGGGCCCAGCAAGCGCTTTCCCCGGAACGGGCGTGGCCGCACAGCCGCGGCGCGGGCGTGGTCGTCGCCGTCGTCGACTCCGGTGTGGACGCCGACCACCCGCAGCTGAACCGGCCGGGAAAGGTGTTGCCGGGCCGTGACTTCTACCTCGCCGGCGCGCTGCCCGGGGCGTTCGACTGCGTGTCCCACGGCACCGGGGTGGCCGGCATCGTCGGCGCGGACCCGGTGCCGGGCATCGGGTTCCACGGCGTGGCGCCGGACGCGGTGCTCCTGCCGGTGCGGATCAGCGACCGGGACGTCGGCGACCAGGGCGAGTCGCTGCGGATCGACCCGCAGGTCGTCGCGAACGGCATCCGCTACGCCGCGGACCAGGGCGCGAAGGTGATCAACCTGTCCTTGGCCGGCCACGACGACTTCCCGGTGATCCGCGACGCGGTCGCGTACGCGGTGTCGCGCGACGCGCTCGTCGTGGCGGCGGCGGGCAACGCGCAGAAGGACACGAGCGGCGAGCTGCCGTCGTACCCGGCGGCCTACGACGGGGTCCTCGGGGTGGGGGCCGTCGACATCGACGGCGCCCGGCTGAGTGGCTCGCAGATCGGCCCGTACGTCGATATCGTGGCCCCGGGGGCGAAGGTGCTGACCACGACCCGGGCGGGCGGGCACGCCTATGTGGACGGCACCAGCTTCGCCGCGCCGTTCGTCGCCGGGACCGCGGCGCTGGTACGTTCGGCCTGGCCGCAGCTGAGCGCGGCTCAAGTGGCCCAGCGGCTGCTGGCGACGGCGACCCCGGCCCGCGGCGGCCGCGGCAGCCACGCCTTCGGCGCCGGCGTGGTCGATCCCTACCGCGCGGTGACCGACGGGCTGGACCCGGCAAAACCCGCGCTGCTGCCTGCTTTCGTGCCCCAGCCACCGGACCGTGCCCGGCTCGACCGGGAGTCTGCGGAGCGCGAAACGGCGACGGCGGCGAAGTGGCTGGCTGTCGGCGTGGGAGGTGCGCTGGTGGTGGGCGGGCTGGTCGCGGTGGTCGTGCCCCGGGGCAGGCGGCGGCGCTGGCGGGCGGGCTGGGCCGCGCCGGTGCCTGTCGAACCCGCGGCTGTCGAACCGCCGGAGCAGGTGTTCCTCGTCTGA
- the eccCa gene encoding type VII secretion protein EccCa, with translation MATIVVKRPARRPSPELPSGELILQAPPEIPAPPARQWAQLLMVLPMVGTTGAMMLMFSGSAGGSVRYAVFGLMGVGMLGMVVMGLLQGGGPSRREMGYARRKYLRHLAQHRLRLRRSVRRQREAMEYLHPDPASLWSLAASYRLWERRKDDADFGVARIGRGAQGPATTLVAPDTKPLEELEPLSALALRRFITTYSTVDRLPLAIAVNGFSRIHVRGDREAALGLLRAMLAQLATLQSPDDLRMAVCLSDDRRGDWDWVKWLPHALHPERADALGPLRLVAPTIPALESVLEEELAKRPRFDPESDGRVPGPHIVVVLDGGSVAGSDHLMTGGGVEGVTVVDLTTMPPRALDRTTVVLAVDDGGDLVSETIDGEAPLGRADALGPRAAEGLARQLAPLRLTVGRGGDAPMTAELGLAELLGLGDPYAFDPADTWVPRPNRDRLRVQFGIQADGTPIELDLKESAQDGMGPHGLLIGATGSGKSELLRTLVLALAVTHPPNSLNFALVDFKGGATFTRLDALPHTSAVITNLADELHLVDRMTDAINGELIRRQELLRAAGNFASLRDYEKARVAGAPLPEVPTLLVICDEFSELLSAKPDFIDMFVQIGRVGRSLGVHLLLASQRLEEGRLRGLESHLSYRVGLRTFSEMESRAVLGHPEAFRLPRAPGHGFLKVGTDQLDRFRSAYVSGVHQRAATGGVRPVTPADQLTLREYTTAYVAGELDTGEAEPEPADEPATGETLLDILVDRLTGQGTPAHQVWLPPLSDSPTLDRLLPGLAVDRQRGLTAGAPGALRPVLGIVDRPFEQRRDPLVLDLSGAAGHVLVLGAPQAGKSTALRTLITSLALTHTPREAQFYCLDFGGGTLASIAGLPHVSGVSGRLDTGAVRRTVAEVADLLARRERLFAEHRIDGIATYRRLRAEGRFAELPHGDVFLVIDGWQTLRTDFPELEEAVGDLTARGLSYGVHVVASCARAFDLRMNIRDLFASRLELKIGDPIDSIIDRRAAMSVPADAPGSGISPTGHQMLVALPRIDGVSAAGDLADGTGALVEAVRTAWPGELAPPVRLLPTQLPYAELPAADELTGEHAGLAVGIHEHDLSPLRLDFAADPHFFLLADAQSGKTSFLRALAKRIQGAYRPGEARIIVVDHRRGLLGEVADEYLLGFGVNDEHSGGMLTETAEALTKRLPGPDVTPEQLRARNWWQGPEIFVLVDDYDMVATHRDHPLMPLLPLVAQASDIGLHVVLARRTGGAGRGLFEPFLGRLREVGTPGLMMSGDRDEGPLLGGMRAQVLPPGRGWLVDRRGGKGLVQLAWHPPTT, from the coding sequence GTGGCGACAATCGTGGTTAAGCGGCCGGCCCGCCGGCCCTCGCCGGAGCTGCCCTCCGGCGAGCTGATCCTCCAGGCGCCGCCGGAGATCCCGGCGCCGCCCGCGCGGCAGTGGGCGCAGCTGCTGATGGTGCTGCCGATGGTGGGCACCACCGGGGCGATGATGCTGATGTTCTCCGGCTCGGCGGGCGGATCCGTCCGCTACGCCGTTTTCGGGCTGATGGGCGTCGGCATGCTCGGCATGGTCGTGATGGGCCTGCTGCAGGGCGGCGGCCCGAGCCGGCGGGAGATGGGGTACGCGCGCCGCAAGTACCTGCGGCACCTCGCCCAGCACCGGCTGCGGCTGCGCCGCTCGGTGCGCCGCCAGCGCGAGGCGATGGAGTACCTGCACCCGGATCCGGCGTCGCTGTGGTCGCTGGCCGCGAGCTACCGACTGTGGGAACGGCGCAAGGACGACGCCGACTTCGGCGTCGCCCGGATCGGCCGCGGCGCGCAGGGGCCGGCCACGACGCTGGTCGCGCCGGACACCAAGCCGCTGGAAGAGCTGGAACCGTTGTCCGCGCTCGCGTTGCGCCGGTTCATCACCACCTACAGCACCGTCGACCGGCTGCCGCTGGCCATCGCCGTCAACGGGTTCAGCCGGATCCACGTGCGCGGCGACCGCGAGGCCGCGCTCGGTCTGCTGCGCGCGATGCTGGCCCAGCTGGCCACCCTGCAGTCGCCGGACGACCTGCGGATGGCCGTCTGCCTGTCCGACGACCGCCGCGGCGACTGGGACTGGGTCAAGTGGCTGCCGCACGCGCTGCACCCCGAGCGCGCCGACGCGCTCGGCCCGCTTCGCCTGGTGGCACCCACGATCCCCGCGCTGGAGTCGGTGCTCGAAGAGGAACTGGCGAAGCGGCCCCGCTTCGACCCGGAGTCCGACGGCCGGGTGCCCGGCCCGCACATCGTGGTCGTCCTCGACGGCGGTTCGGTCGCCGGCTCCGACCACCTGATGACCGGCGGCGGCGTCGAAGGCGTCACCGTCGTGGACCTGACGACGATGCCGCCGCGGGCGCTGGACCGCACCACCGTGGTGCTGGCGGTGGACGACGGCGGCGACCTCGTCAGCGAGACCATCGACGGCGAGGCCCCGCTCGGCCGCGCGGACGCGCTGGGCCCGCGCGCGGCGGAAGGCCTCGCCCGGCAGCTCGCCCCGCTGCGGCTGACCGTGGGCCGGGGCGGCGACGCGCCGATGACCGCGGAGCTGGGCCTGGCCGAGCTGCTCGGGCTCGGCGACCCGTACGCGTTCGACCCGGCCGACACCTGGGTGCCCCGGCCGAACCGCGACCGGCTGCGCGTCCAGTTCGGCATCCAGGCCGACGGGACGCCGATCGAGCTCGACCTCAAGGAGTCCGCCCAGGACGGCATGGGCCCGCACGGCCTGCTGATCGGCGCCACCGGGTCCGGCAAGTCGGAGCTGCTGCGCACCCTCGTGCTGGCGCTGGCGGTCACCCACCCGCCGAACTCGCTGAACTTCGCGCTGGTCGACTTCAAGGGCGGGGCGACCTTCACCCGGCTGGACGCGCTGCCGCACACCAGCGCCGTGATCACGAACCTGGCCGACGAGCTGCACCTCGTCGACCGGATGACCGACGCGATCAACGGCGAGCTCATCCGCCGCCAGGAGCTGCTGCGCGCGGCGGGGAACTTCGCTTCCCTGCGCGACTACGAAAAAGCCCGCGTAGCCGGTGCGCCACTGCCCGAAGTGCCGACGCTGCTGGTGATCTGCGACGAGTTCTCCGAGCTGCTGTCGGCCAAGCCCGACTTCATCGACATGTTCGTCCAGATCGGACGCGTCGGCCGGTCGCTCGGCGTGCACCTGCTGCTCGCCTCGCAGCGACTCGAGGAGGGCAGGCTGCGCGGGCTGGAAAGCCATCTGTCCTACCGGGTCGGGCTGCGCACGTTCTCCGAGATGGAAAGCCGCGCGGTGCTCGGCCACCCGGAGGCGTTCCGGCTGCCGCGCGCGCCCGGGCACGGGTTCCTGAAGGTCGGCACCGACCAGCTCGACCGGTTCCGCTCCGCCTACGTCTCCGGCGTCCACCAGCGGGCCGCGACCGGCGGCGTGCGGCCGGTGACGCCCGCGGACCAGCTGACGCTGCGTGAGTACACGACCGCCTACGTCGCCGGCGAGCTCGACACCGGCGAGGCCGAGCCCGAACCCGCCGACGAGCCCGCCACCGGCGAAACCCTGCTGGACATCCTCGTCGACCGGCTGACCGGCCAGGGCACGCCGGCGCACCAGGTGTGGCTGCCCCCGCTGTCGGACTCGCCCACCCTGGACCGGCTGCTGCCCGGCCTGGCCGTCGACCGGCAGCGCGGGCTGACCGCCGGCGCGCCCGGCGCGTTGCGGCCCGTGCTGGGGATCGTGGACCGGCCGTTCGAGCAGCGGCGCGACCCGCTGGTCCTCGACCTCTCCGGCGCCGCCGGGCACGTGCTGGTGCTCGGGGCGCCGCAGGCGGGCAAGAGCACGGCGCTGCGCACGCTGATCACCAGCCTCGCGCTCACCCACACCCCGCGCGAAGCGCAGTTCTACTGCCTGGACTTCGGCGGCGGCACGCTCGCGTCGATCGCCGGGCTGCCGCACGTCTCGGGCGTGTCGGGCCGGCTGGACACCGGGGCCGTGCGGCGGACGGTCGCCGAGGTCGCGGACCTGCTGGCCCGGCGGGAACGCCTCTTCGCCGAGCACCGGATCGACGGCATCGCCACCTACCGCAGGCTGCGCGCGGAAGGCCGGTTCGCCGAGCTCCCGCACGGCGACGTCTTCCTCGTGATCGACGGCTGGCAGACCCTGCGCACCGACTTCCCCGAGCTCGAGGAGGCGGTCGGCGACCTCACCGCGCGCGGCCTGTCCTACGGCGTCCACGTCGTGGCGAGCTGCGCCCGCGCGTTCGACCTGCGGATGAACATCCGGGACCTGTTCGCCAGCCGGCTGGAGCTGAAGATCGGCGACCCGATCGACTCGATCATCGACCGGCGGGCCGCGATGAGCGTGCCAGCCGACGCGCCCGGCAGCGGGATTTCGCCGACCGGGCACCAGATGCTGGTGGCCTTGCCCCGCATCGACGGCGTGTCGGCAGCCGGTGACCTTGCCGACGGCACCGGCGCGCTCGTCGAGGCGGTCCGCACGGCGTGGCCCGGCGAGCTGGCGCCGCCGGTCCGGCTGCTGCCGACGCAGCTCCCCTACGCAGAACTGCCCGCCGCCGACGAGCTGACCGGCGAGCACGCCGGGCTCGCGGTCGGCATCCACGAGCACGACCTTTCGCCGCTGCGCCTGGACTTCGCCGCCGACCCGCACTTCTTCCTGCTGGCCGACGCCCAGAGCGGCAAGACGTCGTTCCTGCGCGCGCTGGCCAAGCGGATCCAGGGCGCCTACCGGCCCGGCGAAGCCCGCATCATCGTGGTCGACCACCGCCGCGGCCTGCTCGGCGAGGTCGCCGACGAGTACCTCCTCGGCTTCGGCGTCAACGACGAGCACAGCGGTGGCATGCTCACCGAAACGGCCGAGGCGCTGACCAAGCGGCTGCCCGGCCCGGACGTCACGCCCGAGCAGCTCCGGGCCCGGAACTGGTGGCAGGGACCGGAAATCTTCGTACTGGTCGACGACTACGACATGGTGGCCACGCACCGGGACCACCCGCTGATGCCGTTGCTGCCGCTGGTCGCGCAGGCCTCGGACATCGGCCTGCACGTGGTCTTGGCCCGCCGGACCGGCGGGGCCGGGCGCGGCCTGTTCGAGCCGTTCCTCGGCCGGCTCCGCGAAGTCGGCACGCCGGGCCTGATGATGTCCGGCGACCGCGACGAGGGCCCGCTGCTGGGCGGCATGCGCGCCCAGGTGCTCCCGCCCGGCCGCGGCTGGCTGGTCGACCGCCGCGGCGGCAAGGGCCTCGTCCAGCTCGCCTGGCACCCCCCGACGACGTGA